A stretch of Aureispira sp. CCB-E DNA encodes these proteins:
- a CDS encoding outer membrane beta-barrel protein, which produces MHLHKYFTGVVIGLLLFLGIEQSQAQIFRPGLKVGLTTSNLVTEGIPTTGLTTGFIAEHKLTNWFLIRHEYNLLWHGTDKHAWERDDIDYFAFGLPVMVEFMPIQNLYLGTGMELDFLTHTRGAAMPNNRFNLGLLAHIEYRIANQLGLGLRYVHNLGNFSDIRQIGEVAYDPNEPSLAFPGSSFQATLSYHFCR; this is translated from the coding sequence ATGCATTTACATAAATATTTCACAGGAGTAGTCATTGGGCTATTATTATTTTTAGGAATAGAACAAAGTCAAGCACAAATATTTAGACCGGGTTTAAAAGTAGGTTTGACAACGTCTAACTTAGTAACAGAAGGGATTCCAACAACAGGCTTGACAACCGGTTTTATCGCAGAACACAAATTGACAAACTGGTTTTTGATCCGACACGAATACAATTTGTTATGGCATGGAACCGACAAGCACGCTTGGGAACGTGATGACATTGATTACTTCGCATTTGGCTTACCAGTAATGGTCGAATTTATGCCAATTCAAAATCTTTATTTGGGCACAGGTATGGAACTAGATTTCTTAACCCATACAAGAGGTGCTGCTATGCCCAACAACCGATTTAATTTAGGACTATTGGCTCATATAGAATATCGCATTGCGAATCAACTAGGCTTAGGGCTACGTTATGTCCACAACTTAGGAAACTTTAGCGATATTAGACAGATTGGTGAGGTTGCTTACGACCCTAATGAGCCAAGCCTTGCTTTTCCAGGGTCTTCTTTTCAAGCAACCCTTTCATACCATTTTTGTCGATAA
- a CDS encoding WG repeat-containing protein has translation MRFLFLFCLIANTLSAQIAEVDINFNLRKIKVANKWGFLDTEGTWKVPAIYDKVFDFQNTLAVVQLDDKWGYISEDGTVVIPIEYDKAFPFYDGLALVKKGGKYGYINMKGEVVIPLIYEYGWHFLSNGMAYVQKNGKWGFINKKGVVVVPLEYDFVQGYTGPLAGVGKHSKIGLVNQEGKMVMPAFCDRVGVFSEGLIAVARNEQGGYMNVDGKLKIQMIYHSTSPFSEGLAGVQMNKKWGYINKEGKEVIDYQYDKVEPFVEGVARVFVDNEWDLIDKNGQSLLQDDYDLLGVFSDGLAQVHKDGKIGFINRQGVLVIPLVYDVCGAPNFSEGFVAVCKQGAWGYIDKKGTVVADFQYTKAEPFLHGLAKIEQEGKQGYLNSKGQVVWWVD, from the coding sequence ATGCGTTTTTTATTCCTATTTTGCTTAATAGCAAACACCTTATCGGCACAAATAGCGGAGGTTGATATAAACTTTAATTTACGAAAAATAAAAGTAGCTAATAAATGGGGTTTTTTAGATACAGAGGGGACTTGGAAAGTGCCTGCAATTTATGACAAGGTATTTGACTTTCAGAACACCTTGGCTGTAGTACAATTGGATGATAAATGGGGGTATATAAGCGAAGATGGAACGGTTGTTATTCCTATTGAATACGACAAGGCGTTTCCTTTTTACGATGGGCTGGCATTGGTGAAAAAAGGAGGGAAGTATGGGTATATTAATATGAAAGGAGAGGTTGTTATTCCTCTAATCTATGAATACGGGTGGCATTTTTTGTCTAATGGTATGGCCTATGTGCAAAAAAATGGAAAATGGGGGTTCATTAATAAAAAAGGAGTTGTTGTTGTACCTCTGGAATACGACTTTGTACAAGGATATACTGGTCCTTTGGCAGGAGTAGGTAAGCATAGCAAAATTGGGCTAGTGAATCAAGAAGGCAAAATGGTGATGCCTGCTTTTTGCGATCGAGTAGGAGTCTTTTCTGAAGGTCTAATTGCTGTAGCAAGAAACGAACAAGGGGGATATATGAATGTGGATGGAAAGTTAAAAATTCAAATGATTTACCACAGTACAAGTCCTTTTTCTGAGGGGCTAGCTGGGGTGCAAATGAACAAAAAGTGGGGTTATATTAATAAAGAAGGTAAAGAAGTGATCGATTATCAGTATGACAAAGTAGAGCCTTTTGTAGAGGGAGTAGCTCGTGTGTTCGTTGACAATGAATGGGATTTGATTGATAAAAATGGACAATCATTATTACAAGATGACTATGATTTATTAGGAGTGTTTTCAGATGGCTTGGCTCAAGTACACAAAGATGGTAAAATTGGGTTTATTAATCGGCAAGGTGTTTTGGTGATTCCACTTGTTTATGATGTATGTGGTGCCCCTAATTTTTCGGAGGGTTTTGTTGCCGTTTGCAAACAAGGAGCTTGGGGATATATAGATAAAAAAGGGACTGTTGTTGCTGATTTTCAATACACCAAAGCAGAACCCTTTTTACATGGCTTAGCCAAAATAGAACAAGAAGGTAAACAGGGATATTTAAATTCAAAAGGTCAAGTTGTCTGGTGGGTTGATTAA
- a CDS encoding class I fructose-bisphosphate aldolase, translated as MSLDKITGILGEEKSKLHLEHECKTFDKSTLYTPSPNFIDDVWSGSNRNIQTLRSLDALYNNGRLSGTGYVSILPVDQGLEHTAGASFAPNPRYFDSENIVKLAMEAGCNAVASSYGVLASVARKYAHKIPFVVKINHNELMTYPNKYDQIMFGSIKNAWDMGAVAVGATIYFGAETSNRQIIEVAEAFDYAHELGMATILWCYTRNNAFKKDGVDYHAATDLTGQANHIGATIQADIVKQKLPVNNGGFTNIGFGKTHDKMYSELSTDHPIDLCRYQVANGYMGRIGLINSGGASGGNDLQDAVETAVINKRAGGMGLILGRKAFQKPVQEGVEIINAVQDVYLCDAIDLA; from the coding sequence ATGTCCTTGGATAAGATTACTGGCATATTGGGAGAAGAGAAATCCAAGCTTCACTTGGAGCACGAATGTAAAACATTTGATAAGAGTACATTGTACACACCAAGTCCCAATTTTATTGATGACGTATGGAGCGGATCTAACCGTAATATTCAAACACTTAGAAGCTTAGATGCTTTGTATAACAATGGTCGATTGAGCGGAACAGGTTATGTGTCTATTTTGCCAGTAGATCAAGGATTAGAACATACCGCAGGAGCTTCTTTTGCGCCCAATCCTAGATATTTTGACTCAGAGAATATTGTTAAATTGGCAATGGAAGCGGGTTGTAATGCTGTGGCTAGTAGTTATGGCGTATTGGCTTCTGTCGCTCGTAAGTACGCACACAAAATTCCTTTTGTCGTTAAGATTAATCACAATGAATTGATGACTTATCCTAACAAATACGATCAAATTATGTTTGGTAGTATCAAAAATGCTTGGGATATGGGAGCTGTGGCTGTTGGTGCAACAATTTATTTTGGCGCAGAAACATCTAACCGTCAAATTATAGAAGTAGCAGAAGCTTTTGATTACGCACACGAATTGGGAATGGCAACTATTTTATGGTGTTATACTCGTAATAATGCCTTTAAAAAAGATGGTGTAGATTATCATGCGGCAACAGACTTGACAGGACAAGCAAATCACATTGGAGCAACTATTCAAGCGGATATTGTGAAGCAAAAATTGCCTGTTAATAATGGTGGATTTACCAATATTGGTTTTGGAAAGACACACGATAAAATGTATAGCGAATTATCTACTGATCATCCAATTGATCTGTGTCGTTACCAAGTAGCAAATGGATATATGGGGCGTATTGGGTTGATCAACTCAGGAGGTGCTTCAGGAGGAAACGATTTGCAAGATGCTGTTGAAACAGCAGTTATCAACAAACGTGCTGGAGGAATGGGATTGATATTAGGAAGAAAAGCATTCCAAAAACCAGTTCAAGAAGGAGTTGAAATTATCAACGCTGTACAAGATGTTTATCTTTGCGATGCAATTGATCTGGCTTAG
- a CDS encoding glycosyltransferase family 2 protein: MYKNKKVVVVLPAYNAAETLEMTYNEIPFDLVDEVILCDDASKDHTAEVGKQLGIQHIIIHKNNKGYGGNQKSLYNKALEIGADIVIMLHPDYQYTPKLIPSMVNIIGEDLYPVVLGSRILGKGALKGGMPLYKYIANRFLTFSQNLLIRYKLSEYHTGYRSFSKEVLETINFNANDDDFVFDNEMLSQIIYAGFDIGEVTCPTKYFDEASSINLQRSIKYGLGVLGVSFKHFFNKLGILKSPIYKRLK; the protein is encoded by the coding sequence ATGTACAAAAATAAAAAAGTTGTTGTTGTTTTGCCTGCTTATAATGCTGCTGAAACACTTGAAATGACCTACAATGAAATTCCTTTTGATTTAGTTGACGAGGTTATTCTATGTGATGATGCTAGTAAAGATCATACCGCAGAGGTAGGAAAACAATTAGGTATCCAACATATTATTATCCACAAAAATAACAAAGGGTATGGTGGCAATCAAAAATCACTGTACAATAAAGCGTTAGAAATTGGGGCAGACATTGTTATCATGTTGCACCCTGATTATCAATATACTCCTAAACTAATTCCGTCAATGGTCAATATTATTGGCGAAGACTTATATCCTGTTGTTTTAGGTTCTAGAATTTTAGGGAAAGGTGCTTTAAAAGGAGGTATGCCTCTTTATAAATATATTGCCAATCGCTTTTTGACCTTCTCTCAAAATCTTTTAATTCGCTACAAATTATCAGAATACCATACTGGGTACCGTTCTTTCAGCAAAGAAGTGTTAGAGACAATTAACTTCAATGCCAACGACGACGATTTTGTATTTGATAATGAAATGCTTTCTCAGATTATTTATGCAGGTTTTGATATTGGTGAAGTGACTTGTCCAACCAAGTATTTTGACGAAGCATCATCAATCAATTTGCAACGTTCTATCAAATATGGTTTGGGGGTATTAGGGGTCTCCTTCAAACACTTTTTTAATAAATTAGGAATTCTCAAATCACCGATTTACAAGCGCTTAAAGTAA
- the yaaA gene encoding peroxide stress protein YaaA, translating into MLLLISPAKTLDFDATNIEKHTQPQLLEQSQTLVDKLKKLNSKKIQDLMGVSEKIADLNVTRYQDFSLPFDRSNAKQAILAFKGDVYQGLSVEEFNEADLDFAQEHIGILSGLYGFLRPLDLMQAYRLEMGTKLKIRRKNNLYEFWGDRITQQINASGAKDIINLASNEYFKSVKKEALEGNLWTVDFKENKNGKYKVVAFYAKKARGMMCNYVVKNRLEKPEEMKGFDMEDYQFNEALSSERHYVFTR; encoded by the coding sequence ATGTTACTATTAATATCTCCAGCCAAAACATTGGATTTCGATGCAACTAATATTGAAAAACATACTCAACCACAACTCTTGGAGCAAAGTCAAACGCTAGTGGACAAATTGAAAAAGCTCAACTCTAAAAAAATACAGGACTTGATGGGAGTAAGTGAAAAGATAGCAGACTTGAATGTTACGCGTTATCAAGATTTTTCATTGCCATTTGATCGTTCCAATGCCAAACAGGCAATTTTGGCTTTTAAAGGCGATGTCTATCAAGGATTGTCGGTAGAAGAGTTTAACGAAGCCGATTTAGATTTTGCTCAGGAGCACATTGGTATTTTGTCGGGTTTATATGGTTTTTTGCGTCCATTGGATTTGATGCAAGCTTATCGCTTAGAGATGGGAACAAAATTGAAAATCAGACGCAAAAATAACTTGTATGAATTTTGGGGAGATAGAATTACCCAGCAAATAAATGCGTCTGGTGCCAAAGACATTATTAATCTAGCTTCCAACGAATATTTTAAGTCTGTGAAAAAAGAAGCTTTGGAAGGAAATTTGTGGACAGTAGATTTTAAAGAAAACAAAAATGGAAAATATAAGGTGGTTGCTTTTTATGCTAAAAAAGCAAGAGGCATGATGTGTAATTATGTCGTTAAAAATCGCCTAGAAAAGCCCGAAGAAATGAAAGGATTTGACATGGAAGACTACCAGTTTAATGAAGCATTGTCAAGTGAACGTCATTATGTATTTACTCGATAG
- a CDS encoding glycosyltransferase family 4 protein: MRILQLCKKFPFPLKDGEAIAVTYLAQALHQLDCEITLLSMNTTKHFFDKSTLPKDFNHYESIHLVDVDNRVKAKDAFLNLFSSQSYHISRFVSPKFQLKLIELLKAKEYDIIQLETLYLAPYVDLIRSYSKAKIVMRSHNVEHEIWKRITENTSLGAKKMYLSLLTRRLENFELEYLNKYDMMVAITERDLNFFKQLGCTIPAHVAPIGLELKDYTIEATEHKVPTFCFIGSLDWMPNTEGIEWILEKVWPKVLEKAPQAVFHIAGRNTPENLLAKEWKNVVIHGEVPDAADFINSHDVMLVPLFSGSGMRVKILEGMALGKVVLSTDLGLEGIHAKHGEQVLIANTVADFVNEIIICSQEPNMIQAIGAAASNFIHEYYDNLSIGKRLLDFYSELISSPSVSSVGN, encoded by the coding sequence ATGAGAATACTTCAGTTGTGTAAAAAATTTCCTTTTCCCTTGAAGGATGGAGAAGCTATTGCGGTCACTTATTTGGCACAAGCACTGCATCAATTGGATTGTGAAATAACCTTATTGAGTATGAACACAACCAAGCATTTTTTTGACAAAAGTACCTTGCCGAAAGATTTTAATCACTACGAATCCATTCATTTGGTAGATGTCGATAATCGAGTAAAGGCAAAGGATGCTTTTCTAAATTTGTTTAGTAGTCAATCTTACCATATCTCTAGATTTGTTTCTCCCAAATTTCAGTTAAAATTAATTGAATTGCTAAAAGCCAAAGAGTATGATATAATTCAGCTAGAAACACTTTACTTGGCGCCATATGTAGACTTGATTCGCAGTTATTCCAAAGCGAAAATTGTCATGCGTTCACACAATGTAGAGCATGAAATTTGGAAACGGATTACAGAAAACACTTCGTTGGGAGCAAAGAAAATGTATCTAAGCTTATTGACTCGGCGTTTAGAAAACTTTGAGTTAGAGTATCTAAATAAGTATGATATGATGGTTGCCATCACCGAGAGGGATTTAAACTTTTTTAAACAATTAGGTTGCACTATTCCTGCTCATGTCGCGCCAATTGGCTTGGAATTAAAAGATTATACAATAGAAGCAACCGAACACAAAGTACCTACATTTTGTTTTATAGGCTCATTGGATTGGATGCCCAATACGGAAGGAATTGAATGGATTTTGGAGAAAGTCTGGCCTAAGGTATTGGAAAAAGCTCCACAAGCTGTTTTTCATATTGCTGGTAGAAATACACCAGAAAATTTGTTAGCAAAAGAATGGAAAAATGTGGTTATCCATGGCGAAGTTCCTGATGCTGCCGATTTTATCAACTCTCATGATGTGATGTTGGTGCCACTTTTTTCAGGAAGTGGAATGCGTGTGAAAATTTTGGAGGGAATGGCTTTGGGAAAGGTGGTGTTAAGTACCGATTTAGGACTTGAAGGAATTCATGCCAAACACGGGGAGCAAGTTTTGATTGCTAACACGGTTGCAGATTTTGTCAATGAAATTATAATTTGTAGCCAAGAACCTAACATGATTCAAGCAATTGGAGCCGCTGCTTCTAATTTTATTCATGAGTATTATGATAATTTGTCGATAGGAAAACGTTTGTTGGATTTTTACAGCGAATTAATTAGTTCTCCATCAGTGTCTAGTGTTGGGAATTAA
- a CDS encoding DUF6340 family protein, with protein sequence MRFFFLLSILSIFWGACGTNIMTLSVTEPAPVTIPADVRKAAIIARTKVTKDNDVLNKIDQVLSIEGKVLDSLGAQACLVGLYDDLIQNQRFDSVVLLDSFELENPNLRQAAAPLNWNKVAAICQAQQVDLLFVLEHYDTDTKIAYSTVPVTITTPIGLEVPGLEHQAQVTTFINTTWRIYDPLTKTIYDEFPGTRRFVSVGKGINPTVAIQAIKNRKNLVEQNSREIGSLYARRLLPYRIRVSRDYFVGGSPNFKIAKRRAQTGNWDGAAELWLQESKSDKRIPAGRGAYNMAISNEINGNLEEAIRWAQKAYEDYNIREALDYVKILRNRQAKRRLLEVQGRQ encoded by the coding sequence ATGAGATTCTTCTTTTTACTATCAATACTTTCTATTTTTTGGGGTGCTTGTGGTACGAATATTATGACCTTAAGTGTAACAGAACCCGCCCCCGTTACCATTCCAGCAGATGTACGAAAAGCAGCTATCATTGCTCGGACAAAAGTAACCAAGGACAATGATGTGTTAAACAAAATCGATCAAGTACTCTCCATTGAAGGCAAGGTCTTAGATAGTTTGGGCGCGCAAGCCTGTTTAGTGGGACTTTACGATGATTTGATACAAAACCAACGCTTCGATTCTGTTGTACTCCTAGATAGTTTTGAATTAGAAAATCCAAATTTGAGGCAAGCAGCAGCCCCCTTAAATTGGAATAAAGTAGCAGCAATTTGTCAAGCTCAACAAGTTGATTTACTTTTTGTTTTAGAACATTACGACACAGACACAAAGATTGCCTATAGTACGGTTCCTGTTACCATTACGACTCCCATTGGGCTAGAAGTCCCTGGCTTAGAGCATCAAGCTCAAGTTACTACCTTTATCAATACTACTTGGCGAATTTACGATCCACTTACTAAAACCATTTATGACGAGTTTCCAGGAACGAGACGTTTTGTTTCAGTTGGTAAAGGCATTAACCCCACCGTTGCCATTCAAGCCATCAAAAACCGAAAAAACTTGGTAGAACAAAACAGCCGTGAAATTGGCAGTCTGTATGCTAGACGATTGCTTCCTTATCGAATTCGAGTCTCTAGAGATTACTTTGTAGGTGGAAGTCCCAATTTTAAAATTGCCAAACGTAGAGCACAAACGGGCAATTGGGATGGCGCCGCAGAACTTTGGCTACAAGAGTCTAAAAGCGACAAACGAATTCCTGCTGGCAGAGGTGCTTATAATATGGCTATTAGTAATGAAATCAATGGCAATCTAGAAGAAGCTATTCGCTGGGCACAGAAAGCCTATGAAGACTACAATATTCGTGAAGCTTTGGATTATGTTAAGATTCTACGCAATCGCCAAGCAAAACGCCGCTTGTTGGAAGTGCAAGGCAGGCAATAA
- a CDS encoding DUF5686 family protein produces the protein MHSFFTFIFLFFCLSTHAQFIVEGSIIDAETKEALPFVNITFNHNIQLGTTSDIDGRFKLEHHETITSAQLSYVGYLNKNIALKISETPLLLEMERTDVALEEIVVIAGENPAYRIIRKAAKNRNLHDPKKVPTYTYDSYNKMRVFDQHNHPRKVAPKDSVDHNSIDFYYTMMEIISKVQYIAPDKIQETIIASKLSGFKDPTFVTAIAEIQPTSFHKDNFLILDKEYLNPISSGCIKKYEYRLEDTLYQEQDTVYMIRFFPRKNKTFDALKGVLYINTNGYAIQNVLAEPAQKQKIHLKIEQQYTLIDHQKWFPSQLNFEVELAPRKVDTFTIQGKRYITNVNLHPHLHPKDFGLNKVTINDDAHNKDSTFWIENRTHQLTVKEAKTYQVLDKIGRQLPLDLLMASINELEDERIQLDWLSVNYTQILEFNLHEQFRLGLGLYSSYKWNPYFSVGGYFAYGFKDKEWKYGGSITFRPAPKKDFGFQISYVNDILEPAAIIQNTHSLSKKVLPSQSFTRRNVLDQMDRTYEFEISGYFRSFRYLRTRILGNWSYKIPLYDYRFVSDNEILQKFKFARIGIQFRFAYKEDFVRMGNSNMSLRNRYPVVYLSYTKGLKGVMDGGFDYHKIVGGLESSFFVKGLGRTSWFAQAGWVGGETPYSILFNGRGSYDRWRMFLIKNTFQTMRPNEFLVNSFAYLFIEHNFGSLLFNTPTFKPEVKLYQAIGFGWLDHPEHHEGIAVQDLRKGYFESGIMLANLIRLPMFNFGYFGLGAGAFVRYGSYHLPQNLLDNFAFKIDMTATF, from the coding sequence ATGCATTCATTTTTTACATTTATTTTTCTATTTTTTTGTCTTTCTACCCATGCCCAATTCATTGTGGAAGGTAGCATTATAGATGCCGAAACCAAAGAAGCTTTACCCTTTGTTAATATTACATTTAACCACAATATTCAACTAGGCACAACTTCTGACATTGACGGTCGATTTAAGTTAGAACATCACGAAACCATTACTAGTGCGCAACTCAGCTATGTTGGTTATCTAAATAAAAATATTGCCCTAAAAATATCTGAGACACCGCTCTTGCTTGAAATGGAAAGAACAGATGTTGCTTTAGAAGAAATTGTTGTCATAGCAGGAGAAAATCCAGCGTACCGCATTATAAGAAAAGCGGCTAAAAATAGAAACTTACATGACCCTAAAAAAGTGCCCACCTATACCTATGATAGTTATAATAAAATGCGCGTTTTTGACCAACACAATCACCCTAGAAAGGTAGCTCCCAAAGACTCTGTTGATCATAATTCGATTGATTTCTATTATACTATGATGGAAATTATTTCGAAGGTTCAATACATTGCTCCTGACAAAATCCAAGAAACAATTATTGCCAGCAAACTTTCAGGCTTTAAAGACCCTACCTTTGTTACAGCGATTGCTGAAATACAGCCTACTAGTTTTCACAAAGATAATTTCTTGATTTTAGACAAAGAATACCTTAATCCGATTAGCAGTGGCTGTATCAAAAAGTACGAATACCGTTTAGAAGATACGCTTTATCAAGAGCAAGATACGGTGTATATGATTCGCTTTTTTCCTAGAAAAAATAAAACCTTTGATGCTTTAAAAGGCGTTTTGTACATCAACACCAATGGGTATGCCATACAAAATGTATTGGCGGAACCTGCTCAGAAGCAAAAAATACATCTCAAAATTGAACAGCAATATACTTTAATTGATCATCAGAAGTGGTTTCCTTCTCAATTAAACTTTGAAGTTGAGCTTGCCCCTAGAAAAGTAGATACCTTTACTATTCAAGGAAAAAGGTATATTACCAATGTCAACTTACATCCTCATCTTCATCCCAAAGATTTTGGATTAAACAAAGTTACGATCAATGATGATGCGCACAACAAAGACAGTACCTTTTGGATTGAAAATAGAACGCATCAACTCACTGTCAAAGAAGCAAAAACGTACCAAGTCTTAGACAAAATTGGACGACAACTTCCCTTAGATTTGCTAATGGCATCCATCAATGAATTAGAAGATGAGCGCATTCAGTTGGATTGGCTATCGGTCAATTACACGCAAATTTTAGAATTTAATTTGCACGAACAGTTTCGCTTAGGGCTCGGATTGTACAGCAGTTACAAATGGAATCCTTATTTTTCTGTAGGCGGTTATTTTGCCTATGGTTTTAAAGATAAAGAGTGGAAATACGGTGGGAGTATTACGTTTCGACCTGCTCCCAAAAAAGACTTTGGCTTTCAAATTAGCTATGTAAACGACATTTTGGAACCTGCTGCAATCATTCAAAATACCCATTCTCTATCCAAAAAAGTATTGCCTAGTCAAAGCTTTACTCGCAGAAACGTTTTAGACCAAATGGACCGTACCTATGAATTTGAAATATCTGGCTATTTCCGTTCTTTTCGTTATTTACGAACACGCATATTGGGCAATTGGAGTTATAAAATACCTTTGTATGACTACCGTTTTGTTTCTGATAATGAAATCCTACAAAAATTCAAATTTGCGCGGATAGGTATTCAATTTCGCTTTGCTTACAAGGAAGATTTTGTAAGAATGGGCAACAGCAATATGAGTTTACGCAATCGTTATCCCGTCGTTTATTTGAGCTACACCAAAGGTTTAAAAGGCGTTATGGATGGAGGTTTTGATTACCACAAAATTGTTGGAGGTTTAGAAAGCAGCTTTTTTGTGAAAGGATTGGGAAGAACCTCTTGGTTTGCGCAAGCAGGTTGGGTTGGTGGCGAAACACCCTATTCTATTTTATTTAATGGTCGAGGGAGTTACGACCGTTGGCGTATGTTTCTAATCAAAAACACCTTTCAAACCATGCGCCCCAATGAATTTTTGGTCAATTCATTTGCCTACCTATTTATAGAACATAATTTTGGAAGTTTGCTCTTCAACACCCCTACGTTTAAACCTGAAGTAAAGCTATATCAAGCCATTGGTTTTGGCTGGCTTGATCACCCAGAACATCACGAGGGAATTGCTGTGCAAGATTTGAGAAAAGGCTATTTTGAAAGTGGCATTATGTTAGCTAATTTAATACGGTTGCCGATGTTTAACTTTGGCTATTTCGGGCTTGGCGCAGGCGCTTTTGTTCGTTATGGTTCTTATCATTTGCCCCAAAACTTATTGGATAACTTTGCCTTTAAAATTGACATGACAGCTACTTTTTAA
- a CDS encoding ion transporter: MPTKRGLREHIYHFIDNEEEQSFGSQSFELFITGLILLSIVAIVLESFDNLREQYGYYFNLFENITLGIFTIEYILRVSTADYKYKDAVSWPTAAWRFITSGSGIVDLIAIAPIFFHFASFFGLREFAQNDFRFIRILKITRLLRIFKMNSFTNSITVVAEVFTEKRHDLGITLFVTFVLLLVSSTLMWYVEGQEQPELFPNIVASFWWAIATLTTVGYGDVFPITPLGKFLSGLIALLGIGLVALPAGILSSAFIEKLEDGTIKEEEIDNYVPKGNLPQAQFQKVNTKKSDDSSWATNETIETNRHKDCSQHFGKAFVYCPYCGEKLNDDENHIHT; the protein is encoded by the coding sequence ATGCCAACAAAACGAGGACTAAGAGAACATATTTACCACTTTATAGATAATGAAGAAGAGCAAAGTTTTGGAAGCCAATCATTTGAATTGTTTATTACTGGGCTCATTCTATTAAGCATTGTGGCCATTGTATTGGAGTCGTTTGATAATTTAAGAGAGCAATATGGTTACTATTTTAATTTGTTTGAAAATATTACTTTAGGTATTTTTACCATAGAATACATTTTGCGTGTTTCTACAGCAGATTACAAATATAAAGATGCGGTATCTTGGCCTACGGCTGCCTGGCGATTTATCACCTCTGGTTCAGGAATTGTAGATTTAATAGCAATCGCTCCAATCTTCTTCCATTTTGCTTCTTTCTTTGGTTTGAGAGAGTTTGCTCAAAATGATTTTCGATTCATTCGGATTTTGAAGATTACTCGATTGTTGAGAATTTTCAAAATGAACTCTTTTACCAATTCGATTACAGTCGTTGCAGAAGTCTTTACAGAAAAACGACACGATTTAGGGATTACTTTGTTTGTAACATTCGTATTATTATTAGTATCTTCTACCTTAATGTGGTATGTAGAAGGGCAAGAACAACCAGAATTGTTTCCTAATATTGTCGCTTCTTTTTGGTGGGCAATTGCTACCTTAACGACCGTCGGTTACGGAGATGTATTTCCGATTACACCTTTAGGAAAGTTTCTATCGGGATTGATTGCCTTGTTAGGAATTGGTTTGGTTGCGTTGCCAGCAGGTATTTTGAGTTCCGCTTTTATCGAAAAGCTAGAAGATGGCACCATCAAAGAGGAAGAAATAGACAATTATGTTCCCAAAGGGAATTTGCCACAAGCGCAATTTCAGAAAGTCAATACCAAAAAAAGTGACGATAGTAGTTGGGCGACCAATGAAACCATAGAAACCAATCGTCATAAAGATTGTAGTCAGCACTTTGGAAAGGCTTTTGTATATTGCCCTTATTGTGGTGAAAAATTAAACGATGATGAAAATCATATACATACGTAA